The genomic segment CGGCCCAGGCTTGACAATCGCACCGCCTGGTCAATTGCTCACTTGAGAAAATCTTCCCGACGCCGCGCGACTCGTTTTATACTGCAATTCGTTGGCGATTGCCTTCGGCAGAGTCGGTTGGGTCGGAAGCCGGGCCTGACAGTTTCCGGCCGCTGGAGCCGAGTCCCAGGTCCGCACTCCGAATTTACGAAAACCATGAAAAGTGGGTTTCCGAAGCTAAAAACACGTCACTCGGTTTCAAACGCTCTCATCCCGCAAAGAATTCTCGACCTTGTTCTTCCGCTCCACACGATTGCACAGTTTTTGGGCTCTGGGCACTTCGCACGAGCACTCGTTCAGCATGCACGTCATCTGTTGTGAGGCTAAGGCAACTGGCTGCCAAACGACCAGACTGGCACAACTGCGATCTCTCCGCCGGTATTTCTGCAGGCTCTATTCTGTTCGTGGCAGGGGCCGCTCGAACCGACGGTGCGGCCTGTGGCCGAACGGAACTCCTGACTCAAATCCGCAGACAAGACAGCGTCGTGCTGGTAGAAGAGAATCCGCAGTCATTTTTTACAATTCAATACCGGATATGGCTTTACGCCTCGCTTCTTGTGATCCAACCGCCGACCAGTGCTCTCGTGGCGAATGACGTTTCGTACCGGAGTGTGACTTGTGACGCACAGAGTTGATGTCGGGAGCGGGCGATATCGATCTTGGCGCCTTGGACCGATCGACGCGGCGATGATGGCAGAACAGCAGGAGCGCCGCCAGTCGATTGAAGGCCAGAATGGCTGGCCGAGAAAAGGCACTCCGATCACGCCGGTGGGCTTCAAGGGCTGAGTATGATCCCGACAGTGTCTGGAATCTCTACCCGCGCCGTTCGGAGTCGTCACGGAACCGTTGGCCGTCCCCGCTGCCATCGTCCACCCACGGGTCGCCACGCATGTGGTAGCCGCCGTGTTCCCAGCTCTCCCAGAACCCCGGTCGGTCTTCTTCCATGAACTCGATCCCGCGCACCCACTTCGCGCTCTTCCACGCATACAATCGCGGAACTACCAACCGCAACGGGTAGCCGTGGTCCGGGGACAGGTCCTGGCCGTTGTGCCGGTTCGCGAACAGGCAATCGTCGGCGAAGAAGTCGTCGATGGGCAGGTTCGTGCTGAACCCGTACTCGCAGTGAACCATCACGAACTTTGCCCGCGGCGCCACAGTAACATGGTTCAGGAGTTCCCGCGTCGCGACCCCTTCCCACAGGTTGTCGAGTTTGCTCCATCGCGTGACGCAGTGCATGTCCGCGAACACGCGCACGCGGGGTAGAGCGGTGAACTCGGCCCATGTGAACCGCGTCACGGCGCTCACGAACGGGACCGGAAAGACGGTGAGGTCCCACTTGGCCGGGTCGAACGGCGGCACGGGGCCGGCGTGCAGCACCGGCCACTTGTGCGTGAGCACCTGGCGCGGCGGTACGCGGTTGTCGCGCCGCGTGTCGGGGCTGATGATCGGCTCATCGGACATGATCGGAACGCCTCTAAAGCCGTTCTCTTCGCTTCAATACTTCAACCCGTTCTTCCGCACGTGAACGGTCGGCTTGGCGTCGTGCAGCACGGCCCCGGCGGTGACGCGGCCGATCACGAGGACATGGTCGCCCACGTCCAAGCGGTCGGCGACGCGGCACACGAGGTACGCGAGAGCCGCGCGCAGCACCGGCGGTGTTTCGGACTCGCGGACGATCTCTAGCCCCTTAAACGCCGGTTCGCCGGGGCCGAAGCCTTTTCCGAAGTGCGCGACGAGCGCCTTCCCGCCTTCCGGTATGACGTTCAGGACGAACGCCGCACCTTCCGCGAGCCGTTCCACTACGTCCCGCTGCTTGTTAATGGCGACCGATACCTGCGGAGGGTCGAACGAACACTGTTGTGCCCAGGACGCGAGCATCCCGGTTTCGGCTGAGCCGCTTCCGGCGGTCAGGACGAATAGCCCGCTGGGAATGCGCCCCAGCGCGGCGGCGAGTGATTCGGACGGATCAGCAGTGCCGTGTGTCATGGACTCATGCTACCGGCCGGGAGCGGGCGCGTCACGCCGGTGCGGCCCGGCCGGCGCGGAACACGCCCGAAGGGGCGGCCCCTCGGTTCAGCGCCGCGGAGGTTTCGCACCCGTCGATACCGGGCACGCCGCACAACCGATCTGGCCGAACCGGTTCATCGTGAAGTCGTAACTGGGC from the Frigoriglobus tundricola genome contains:
- a CDS encoding sulfite oxidase-like oxidoreductase, with the protein product MSDEPIISPDTRRDNRVPPRQVLTHKWPVLHAGPVPPFDPAKWDLTVFPVPFVSAVTRFTWAEFTALPRVRVFADMHCVTRWSKLDNLWEGVATRELLNHVTVAPRAKFVMVHCEYGFSTNLPIDDFFADDCLFANRHNGQDLSPDHGYPLRLVVPRLYAWKSAKWVRGIEFMEEDRPGFWESWEHGGYHMRGDPWVDDGSGDGQRFRDDSERRG
- a CDS encoding flavin reductase family protein; this encodes MTHGTADPSESLAAALGRIPSGLFVLTAGSGSAETGMLASWAQQCSFDPPQVSVAINKQRDVVERLAEGAAFVLNVIPEGGKALVAHFGKGFGPGEPAFKGLEIVRESETPPVLRAALAYLVCRVADRLDVGDHVLVIGRVTAGAVLHDAKPTVHVRKNGLKY